One window from the genome of Nisaea sediminum encodes:
- the aroA gene encoding 3-phosphoshikimate 1-carboxyvinyltransferase, with translation MTSLSASKSTALTGTLKVPGDKSISHRSLILGGLAVGRTTVSGLLEGEDVLATAAAMRALGATVKRHEDATWEIHGRGIGTLDEPDDVLDLGNSGTAARLLMGLVAGHPISAIFTGDASLRRRPMGRVITPLSRIGAAFHGRAGGKLPLCVEGARDPLPIRYTLPVASAQVKSAILLAGLNTPGETTVIEPEKTRDHTETMFRHFGAEVRVEDVPEGRVITLTGQPEFHGRDIVVPSDPSSAAFPAVAALITPGSDITLPAVGLNPLRFGVFETLLEMGADIEITNRRIEAGEPVGDIRVRHSELKGIEVPAERAPSMIDEYPILSVAAAFAEGATVMRGVGELRVKESDRLGAMARGLTKAGVRVEEGEDTLAVTGSSNGVAGNALIEADLDHRIAMSFLVLGMGAENPVAIDDARTIDTSFPGFADLMRGAGAKIQDRA, from the coding sequence ATGACGTCCCTTAGCGCATCCAAGAGCACCGCCCTGACCGGCACCCTGAAAGTGCCCGGCGACAAGTCGATTTCCCATCGCTCCCTGATCCTTGGCGGCCTCGCGGTCGGACGCACGACGGTTTCCGGCCTGCTGGAGGGCGAGGACGTGCTCGCGACCGCCGCCGCCATGCGCGCGCTCGGCGCCACGGTGAAACGGCACGAGGACGCGACTTGGGAAATCCACGGACGCGGCATCGGCACGCTCGACGAGCCCGACGACGTGCTCGATCTCGGCAATTCCGGCACCGCGGCACGGCTGCTGATGGGGCTCGTGGCCGGACACCCGATCTCGGCCATCTTCACCGGCGACGCCTCCCTGCGCCGCCGTCCCATGGGCCGGGTGATCACGCCGCTGAGCCGGATCGGCGCCGCCTTCCACGGCCGCGCCGGAGGGAAGTTGCCGCTTTGCGTCGAAGGCGCGCGCGATCCGCTGCCGATCCGCTATACGCTGCCTGTCGCGTCCGCCCAGGTGAAGTCCGCGATCCTGCTCGCCGGCCTCAACACGCCGGGCGAGACCACGGTGATCGAACCGGAAAAGACCCGCGATCACACCGAGACCATGTTCCGGCATTTCGGCGCCGAGGTCCGCGTCGAGGACGTGCCCGAGGGCCGCGTCATCACCCTCACCGGCCAGCCCGAATTCCATGGCCGCGACATCGTCGTCCCCTCCGATCCCTCCTCTGCCGCCTTTCCCGCGGTTGCCGCCCTGATCACGCCGGGCTCCGATATCACCCTGCCCGCGGTCGGCCTCAACCCGCTGCGTTTCGGTGTCTTCGAGACGCTGCTCGAGATGGGTGCCGATATCGAGATCACCAACCGGCGCATCGAGGCGGGCGAACCGGTCGGAGATATCAGGGTGCGCCATAGCGAACTGAAGGGCATCGAAGTGCCGGCCGAACGCGCGCCGAGCATGATCGACGAATATCCGATCCTTTCCGTCGCCGCCGCCTTCGCCGAGGGCGCGACCGTCATGCGCGGTGTCGGCGAACTCCGGGTCAAGGAAAGCGATCGTCTCGGCGCCATGGCACGCGGCCTCACCAAGGCCGGCGTCCGGGTCGAGGAGGGCGAGGACACGCTCGCCGTCACCGGTTCCTCGAACGGCGTCGCCGGAAACGCGCTGATCGAGGCCGATCTCGACCACCGCATCGCGATGTCGTTCCTGGTCCTCGGCATGGGCGCGGAAAACCCGGTCGCGATCGACGATGCCCGCACCATCGACACCAGCTTCCCCGGCTTCGCAGATCTGATGCGCGGCGCCGGCGCGAAGATCCAGGACAGGGCGTAA
- the cmk gene encoding (d)CMP kinase — protein MIIAIDGPAAAGKGTLARRLADELGFAYLDTGSLYRAVGVMVLRAGGDPEDKAAAAAAARNLDRSILGSPDLRTGEAGAAASKVAAVPQVRAALKDFQRSFATNPPGGAKGSILDGRDIGTVICPDADRKLFVTASVEARAERRFKELQERGEAAIYARVLQDMRERDARDAGRSDAPMVQADDAVLIDTSSMTPDEAFAAALEVIKGTD, from the coding sequence ATGATCATCGCCATCGACGGGCCCGCTGCGGCGGGCAAGGGAACCCTCGCGCGCCGTCTCGCCGACGAGCTCGGTTTCGCCTATCTCGATACCGGTTCGCTCTACCGCGCGGTCGGCGTGATGGTGCTGCGCGCGGGCGGCGATCCCGAAGACAAGGCCGCCGCGGCCGCCGCGGCACGCAATCTCGACCGGAGCATTCTCGGCAGCCCCGATCTCCGGACCGGCGAGGCCGGTGCGGCCGCCTCGAAAGTGGCCGCCGTCCCGCAAGTCCGCGCCGCGCTGAAGGACTTCCAGCGCAGTTTCGCGACCAATCCGCCGGGCGGCGCGAAAGGCTCGATCCTGGACGGGCGGGACATCGGAACCGTCATCTGCCCGGACGCCGATCGCAAGCTCTTCGTCACTGCATCCGTCGAAGCCCGGGCCGAGCGGCGATTCAAAGAGTTGCAGGAGCGGGGCGAGGCCGCTATATATGCGCGCGTTTTGCAGGACATGCGGGAACGCGATGCCCGTGACGCCGGCCGGAGCGACGCTCCGATGGTGCAGGCGGACGACGCGGTTCTGATCGACACATCGTCGATGACCCCGGATGAGGCCTTCGCGGCCGCCCTCGAGGTGATCAAAGGCACGGACTGA
- the rpsA gene encoding 30S ribosomal protein S1, translating to MANSAAAVQEPDFSENFAALLDESFGDVTSIEGSVVKGTVVSIEGDSALIDVGLKSEGRVALKEFGGPGQKADLKPGDIVEVYVERMEDRNGEAMLSREKARREEAWAVLEGAFEKAERVTGTIFGRVKGGFTVDLSGAVAFLPGSQVDIRPVRDIGPLLGTPQPFQILKMDRRRGNIVVSRRAVLEESRAEARSELVANLQEGQVLQGVVKNITDYGAFVDLGGVDGLLHVTDIAWRRINHPSEALQIGSTVKVQVIRFNPETQRISLGMKQLEADPWEGVELKYPVGTKFTGRVTNITDYGAFVELEPGIEGLVHVSEMSWTKKNVHPGKIVSTSQEVEVMVLDVDPSKRRISLGLKQCMANPWDDFVTSYPVGTEIEGEVKNITEFGLFVGLSGEIDGMVHLSDLSWEQSGEEAIKEFKKGDMVKAKVLDVDTEKERISLGIKQLSEDPFESGASDLRKGAVVTCTVTTLTDNGLEVSVGDGLNGFIRKSDLSRDRSEQRPDRFAVGEKVDAKITQIDNKTRKLTLSIKAREIEEEKKAMADYGSSDSGASLGDILGAALKQKEEENQG from the coding sequence ATGGCTAATTCAGCCGCTGCGGTTCAGGAACCGGATTTTTCTGAGAATTTTGCTGCCCTGCTCGACGAGTCGTTCGGCGACGTCACGAGCATCGAAGGCAGCGTTGTCAAGGGCACGGTCGTCTCGATCGAAGGCGACAGCGCCCTGATCGACGTCGGCCTCAAGTCCGAAGGCCGTGTGGCGCTGAAGGAATTCGGCGGCCCCGGCCAGAAGGCCGACCTGAAGCCCGGCGACATTGTCGAAGTGTATGTCGAGCGCATGGAAGACCGTAACGGCGAAGCCATGCTGAGCCGCGAGAAGGCCCGCCGCGAGGAAGCCTGGGCGGTTCTCGAAGGCGCCTTCGAGAAGGCCGAACGCGTCACCGGCACCATCTTCGGCCGGGTCAAGGGCGGCTTCACCGTCGACCTGTCCGGCGCCGTGGCCTTCCTGCCGGGCAGCCAGGTCGACATCCGTCCGGTGCGCGACATCGGCCCGCTCCTGGGCACGCCGCAGCCGTTCCAGATCCTGAAAATGGACCGCCGCCGGGGCAACATCGTCGTTTCCCGCCGCGCCGTTCTTGAAGAGTCCCGCGCCGAAGCCCGTTCCGAGCTGGTCGCGAACCTCCAGGAAGGCCAGGTCCTGCAGGGTGTGGTCAAGAACATCACCGACTACGGCGCGTTCGTGGATCTCGGCGGTGTCGACGGCCTGCTGCACGTCACCGACATCGCGTGGCGCCGCATCAACCACCCGAGCGAAGCGCTGCAGATCGGCTCCACCGTCAAGGTGCAGGTCATCCGCTTCAACCCGGAAACCCAGCGCATCTCCCTCGGCATGAAGCAGCTTGAGGCGGATCCGTGGGAAGGCGTCGAGCTGAAGTATCCGGTCGGCACCAAGTTCACCGGCCGCGTCACGAACATCACCGACTACGGTGCGTTCGTCGAGCTGGAGCCGGGCATCGAAGGTCTGGTCCACGTCTCCGAAATGAGCTGGACCAAGAAGAACGTGCATCCGGGCAAGATCGTCTCCACCAGCCAGGAAGTCGAGGTCATGGTCCTCGACGTCGATCCGAGCAAGCGGCGTATCTCCCTTGGCCTCAAGCAGTGCATGGCCAATCCGTGGGACGATTTCGTCACCAGCTACCCGGTCGGCACCGAGATCGAAGGCGAGGTCAAGAACATCACCGAATTCGGTCTGTTCGTCGGCCTTTCCGGCGAGATCGACGGCATGGTGCACCTCTCCGACCTCTCCTGGGAGCAGTCGGGCGAAGAGGCCATCAAGGAGTTCAAGAAGGGCGACATGGTCAAGGCGAAGGTCCTTGACGTCGATACCGAGAAGGAGCGCATCTCCCTCGGCATCAAGCAGCTCTCCGAGGATCCGTTCGAGTCCGGTGCGTCCGACCTGCGCAAGGGTGCGGTTGTCACCTGCACGGTCACCACGCTCACCGACAACGGCCTCGAGGTCTCCGTCGGCGACGGCCTGAACGGCTTCATCCGCAAGTCCGATCTTTCCCGCGACCGTTCCGAGCAGCGCCCGGACCGTTTCGCCGTGGGCGAGAAGGTCGATGCCAAGATCACCCAGATCGACAACAAGACGCGCAAGCTGACCCTGTCGATCAAGGCCCGCGAAATCGAGGAAGAGAAGAAGGCCATGGCCGACTACGGTTCCTCCGACAGCGGCGCCAGCCTGGGCGACATCCTCGGCGCGGCCCTGAAGCAGAAAGAAGAAGAGAACCAGGGCTGA
- the ihfB gene encoding integration host factor subunit beta, translating to MTKSELIMRLAEANPHLYQRDVERIVSAIFDEISDALARGDRVELRGFGAFSVKKRDARVGRNPRTGDSVPVQEKFVPFFKTGKQLRDRINEG from the coding sequence ATGACCAAATCAGAGTTGATCATGCGTCTTGCCGAGGCGAACCCCCACCTCTATCAGCGCGATGTGGAGCGGATTGTCTCCGCCATCTTCGACGAAATCTCCGACGCCCTCGCGCGCGGAGACCGGGTCGAGCTGCGCGGATTCGGCGCGTTCTCCGTGAAGAAGCGCGATGCCCGCGTGGGCCGCAACCCGCGTACCGGTGACTCCGTCCCGGTGCAGGAGAAATTCGTTCCCTTCTTCAAGACCGGCAAGCAGCTGCGCGACCGGATCAACGAAGGCTAG
- a CDS encoding lipopolysaccharide assembly protein LapA domain-containing protein — protein sequence MARRSFIAKTFGMLIGLPVAVVIVLFAVSNRHAVEVGFWPLPITVEVPAYILGLCTMLFGFVLGTVAAWFSGGSSRRRARMAEGKARRLEHDLEDRKHEVEDLRKALPAPNTR from the coding sequence ATGGCCCGCAGATCATTCATCGCTAAGACCTTCGGCATGCTGATCGGATTGCCGGTCGCAGTCGTGATCGTTCTTTTCGCCGTCTCGAACCGGCACGCTGTCGAGGTCGGCTTCTGGCCGCTGCCGATCACGGTCGAGGTTCCGGCCTATATTCTCGGCCTCTGCACCATGCTGTTCGGATTCGTCCTCGGCACCGTCGCTGCCTGGTTCAGTGGCGGCAGCTCCCGGCGCCGGGCCCGCATGGCGGAAGGCAAGGCGCGGCGCCTCGAACATGATCTCGAGGACCGCAAGCACGAGGTCGAGGACCTGCGCAAGGCCCTGCCGGCTCCGAACACACGGTAG
- a CDS encoding phosphoribosylanthranilate isomerase — protein sequence MLVKICGLKTPATVEAAAAAGATHLGFNFFAPSPRSVTPEQAKELARHVPKGVKTVALVVDADDALLDAIWENLRPDIFQLHGKETPDRVREIKARFGAAVMKVLRVAESEDARAAEAYDGVADFILFDAKPPKDKDKLPGGNGLTFDWRALKAYRGNTPWMLAGGLDAENVAEAIRVTGTAAVDTASGAEDAPGVKNPEKIARFVAAALHAG from the coding sequence ATGCTCGTCAAGATCTGCGGCCTGAAGACGCCGGCCACCGTCGAGGCGGCGGCGGCGGCGGGCGCCACCCATCTCGGTTTCAATTTCTTCGCGCCCTCTCCGCGTTCCGTGACGCCGGAGCAGGCGAAGGAGCTGGCGCGCCATGTTCCCAAGGGCGTGAAGACCGTCGCCCTCGTGGTCGATGCCGACGACGCGCTACTCGACGCGATCTGGGAAAACCTCCGTCCGGACATCTTCCAGCTGCATGGCAAGGAAACCCCGGACCGGGTCCGCGAAATCAAGGCGCGCTTCGGCGCTGCGGTCATGAAGGTGCTGCGTGTCGCCGAGTCGGAGGACGCGCGGGCGGCCGAAGCCTATGATGGCGTGGCGGACTTCATCCTGTTCGACGCCAAACCGCCGAAGGACAAGGACAAGCTGCCCGGCGGCAACGGGCTCACCTTCGACTGGCGCGCGCTCAAGGCCTATCGCGGCAACACGCCCTGGATGCTCGCGGGCGGCCTCGACGCGGAGAATGTCGCCGAGGCGATCCGGGTGACCGGTACCGCGGCCGTCGACACCGCCTCCGGCGCCGAGGATGCGCCGGGCGTCAAGAACCCGGAAAAGATCGCGAGATTCGTCGCTGCGGCACTCCACGCAGGGTGA
- the trpB gene encoding tryptophan synthase subunit beta: MASATPAPNSFRSGPDEDGHFGIFGGRYVAETLMPLILEVEKAYLTAKGDPDFWAEMEYYRKHYIGRPSALYFAPRLTEHFGGAKLYFKRDELNHTGAHKINNVMGQALLAKRMGKTKIIAETGAGQHGVATATACALFGMECEVFMGAEDVKRQKPNVDRMRLLGAKVVPVTSGSSTLKDAMNEALRYWVSKAETHFYIIGTAAGPHPYPAMVRDFQCIIGEEVRWQLEEAEGKLPDALVACIGGGSNAIGLFHPFLDDPSVQIFGVEAAGHGIPSGEHAASLTGGAPGVLHGNRTYLLQDDDGQITEAHSISAGLDYPGIGPEHSWLHESGRVNYVSATDTEALEAFALCSKLEGIIPALEPSHALAYVSTMIGDMDKDKIVVMNLCGRGDKDLDAVIPRLEKMGKL; encoded by the coding sequence ATGGCCAGCGCCACGCCAGCCCCGAACTCGTTCCGAAGCGGACCCGACGAAGACGGGCATTTCGGAATCTTCGGCGGCCGTTATGTCGCCGAAACCCTGATGCCGCTGATTCTCGAAGTCGAGAAAGCCTATCTCACGGCCAAGGGCGACCCGGACTTCTGGGCGGAGATGGAATATTACCGCAAGCACTATATCGGCCGCCCGAGCGCGCTCTATTTCGCGCCCCGGCTGACGGAGCACTTCGGCGGCGCCAAGCTCTACTTCAAGCGTGACGAGCTGAACCATACCGGCGCACACAAGATCAACAACGTGATGGGCCAGGCCCTGCTCGCCAAGCGCATGGGCAAGACCAAGATCATTGCCGAGACCGGCGCCGGCCAGCACGGCGTCGCGACCGCCACCGCCTGCGCGCTTTTCGGCATGGAGTGCGAGGTCTTCATGGGCGCCGAGGACGTGAAGCGGCAGAAGCCGAACGTCGACCGTATGCGCCTGCTCGGCGCCAAGGTCGTCCCGGTCACCTCCGGCTCCTCGACCCTGAAAGACGCCATGAACGAGGCCCTGCGCTACTGGGTCTCCAAGGCGGAGACGCATTTCTACATCATCGGCACGGCCGCCGGCCCGCACCCGTACCCGGCCATGGTGCGCGACTTCCAGTGCATTATTGGCGAGGAGGTGCGCTGGCAGCTCGAGGAAGCCGAGGGCAAGCTGCCCGACGCGCTGGTCGCCTGCATCGGCGGCGGCTCCAACGCCATCGGCCTGTTCCATCCCTTCCTCGACGATCCGAGCGTCCAGATCTTCGGCGTCGAGGCGGCCGGGCACGGCATTCCGAGCGGCGAGCACGCGGCCTCGCTGACGGGCGGCGCGCCGGGCGTGCTGCATGGCAACCGAACCTACCTGCTGCAGGACGACGACGGGCAGATCACCGAGGCACACTCGATCTCGGCCGGTCTCGACTATCCGGGTATCGGTCCGGAGCATTCATGGCTGCACGAGAGCGGCCGGGTGAACTATGTCAGCGCCACCGACACCGAAGCCCTTGAAGCCTTCGCCCTTTGCTCGAAGCTTGAGGGGATCATCCCGGCGCTCGAGCCGAGCCATGCGCTGGCCTACGTCTCGACGATGATCGGCGACATGGACAAGGACAAGATCGTGGTCATGAACCTCTGCGGCCGCGGCGACAAGGATCTGGATGCGGTGATTCCGCGGCTCGAAAAGATGGGCAAACTCTGA
- the trpA gene encoding tryptophan synthase subunit alpha, with product MDYTASRLDKCFAALKAENRPGLGIFVTAGDPDQETSLAILKALPGAGADMIEFGMPFSDPMADGPSIQASSQRALKAGASLAKTIDLVRKFREGDQSTPVVLMGYYNPIYIYGVERFLTDAISAGADGLIVVDLPPEEDDELCVPAVKRGLPFVRLATPTTDDARLPKVLTNTSGFIYYVSITGITGTADVPIDMVRAAISRLRNHTDLPIGVGFGIKTRDHAAAIGSVADACIVGTAVVNALAGSLDGNDKAGPDTVKAVTDLVSELAKGVREARG from the coding sequence ATGGACTATACCGCTTCGCGCCTCGACAAGTGCTTCGCCGCCCTGAAGGCTGAGAACCGGCCCGGCCTCGGTATCTTCGTGACCGCCGGCGACCCGGACCAGGAGACTTCGCTCGCGATCCTGAAGGCCCTGCCCGGCGCCGGCGCCGACATGATCGAGTTCGGCATGCCGTTCTCCGACCCGATGGCCGACGGCCCGTCGATCCAGGCCTCGAGCCAGCGCGCGCTCAAGGCCGGCGCCTCGCTCGCCAAGACCATCGATCTGGTGCGCAAGTTCCGCGAAGGGGACCAGAGCACGCCGGTCGTGCTCATGGGCTACTACAACCCGATCTATATCTACGGGGTGGAGCGCTTCCTGACCGATGCCATTTCCGCCGGCGCGGACGGGCTGATCGTGGTCGACCTGCCGCCTGAAGAGGATGACGAGCTCTGCGTCCCGGCGGTGAAACGCGGCCTGCCCTTCGTCCGGCTGGCAACGCCGACCACCGACGATGCCCGCCTGCCGAAGGTGCTGACCAATACCAGCGGCTTCATCTATTATGTCTCCATCACCGGGATCACCGGCACCGCGGACGTGCCGATCGACATGGTCCGCGCGGCGATCAGCCGGCTGCGGAACCACACCGACCTGCCGATCGGCGTCGGTTTCGGGATCAAGACCCGCGACCACGCGGCGGCGATCGGCTCCGTCGCCGATGCCTGCATCGTCGGCACGGCGGTGGTGAATGCCCTCGCCGGCTCGCTCGACGGGAACGACAAGGCCGGACCGGATACCGTCAAGGCCGTGACCGATCTGGTATCGGAGCTTGCCAAGGGCGTGCGCGAGGCGCGCGGCTGA
- the accD gene encoding acetyl-CoA carboxylase, carboxyltransferase subunit beta, with amino-acid sequence MNWITNSVLPKIKALVQPHDVPENLWIKCGGCGEMIFHRNLEENQQVCPNCEHHMRLGAEKRLEMLFDGEKHDRIELPKPVLDPLKFRDRKRYTDRLKEAQSKTDAEDAIIVAHGKMGGAPVVLALFRFDFMGGSMGIAVGDALVRAAELAKAQKAPLVVFPASGGARMQEGILSLMQMPRTVIAREIVKEAGLPFVVVLTDPTTGGVTASFAMLGDIHIAEPGAIIGFAGQRVIQETIREQLPDGFQRSEYLLEHGMVDMVVHRKDLRNTLIRVFAMIRSPLPEAEVVKLPKTKATSAESVDEDEES; translated from the coding sequence ATGAACTGGATCACCAACTCTGTCCTGCCGAAGATCAAGGCGCTCGTGCAGCCGCACGACGTGCCGGAAAATCTCTGGATAAAGTGCGGCGGCTGCGGAGAGATGATTTTCCACCGCAATCTCGAGGAGAATCAGCAGGTCTGCCCGAACTGCGAGCACCACATGCGTCTCGGCGCGGAAAAGCGTCTGGAGATGCTGTTCGACGGCGAGAAGCACGACCGGATCGAACTGCCGAAACCGGTGCTCGACCCGCTGAAATTCCGCGACCGCAAGCGCTACACCGACCGGCTGAAGGAAGCCCAGTCGAAGACCGACGCCGAGGATGCGATCATCGTTGCCCACGGCAAGATGGGCGGCGCGCCGGTCGTGCTCGCGCTGTTCCGCTTCGATTTCATGGGCGGCTCCATGGGCATCGCGGTCGGCGACGCGCTGGTCCGTGCGGCCGAACTCGCCAAGGCGCAGAAGGCCCCGCTTGTGGTCTTTCCGGCCTCGGGCGGTGCCCGCATGCAGGAAGGCATCCTCTCGCTGATGCAGATGCCGCGCACGGTGATCGCGCGCGAGATCGTCAAGGAAGCGGGCCTGCCCTTCGTCGTCGTGCTGACCGACCCGACCACGGGCGGCGTCACCGCCTCCTTCGCCATGCTGGGCGACATCCATATCGCCGAGCCGGGCGCCATCATCGGCTTCGCCGGCCAGCGGGTGATCCAGGAGACCATCCGCGAGCAGCTGCCGGACGGCTTCCAGCGCTCGGAATACCTGCTCGAGCACGGCATGGTCGACATGGTCGTGCATCGCAAGGATCTCCGGAACACCCTGATCCGGGTCTTCGCCATGATCCGCTCCCCTCTGCCGGAGGCGGAGGTGGTGAAGCTGCCGAAAACAAAGGCGACATCTGCCGAAAGCGTGGACGAGGACGAGGAGAGCTGA
- a CDS encoding bifunctional folylpolyglutamate synthase/dihydrofolate synthase produces MIHVAGTNGKGSTIAMLRGIYEAAGRRVHADTSPHLVRYNERFYIAGHEIDDAALVGILEECERENGGVPITLFEITTAAAFLAFSRTPADVLLLEVGLGGRFDATNVVEKPAVSVITPVSMDHMSFLGDTIEKIAFEKAGILKPGVPAVIGPQDPAALAVIEARASEVGAPLHRHGREWTIAEGGDGMLFSTGGTTRRYPKPGLLGAHQITNAGQALMAADLAEKLVPTTEGARAKGIAEARWPARMQHLETGALTEYLAPGSTLWVDGGHNESAGAAVASILDGWAKEKGALPVHMLFSSLNTRDPAAFLKHLKGRAKRLYVMPIPGEPNTLTEDELMDGAKRAAMPAVPVRTVKQALRDSQKKGTPVRFLICGSLYLAGHALGLNSGG; encoded by the coding sequence GTGATCCACGTCGCCGGCACCAACGGCAAGGGCTCGACGATCGCCATGCTGCGCGGCATCTACGAGGCCGCGGGGCGCAGGGTCCATGCCGACACCTCACCGCACCTTGTGCGCTACAACGAGCGTTTCTACATCGCGGGCCACGAGATCGACGATGCGGCGCTGGTCGGCATCCTCGAGGAATGCGAACGCGAGAACGGAGGCGTGCCGATCACCCTCTTCGAGATCACCACGGCGGCGGCCTTTCTCGCCTTCTCCCGCACCCCGGCCGACGTGCTGCTGCTGGAGGTCGGGCTCGGCGGACGGTTCGACGCGACCAACGTCGTCGAGAAACCCGCCGTCTCCGTGATCACGCCGGTCTCCATGGACCATATGAGCTTCCTCGGCGACACGATCGAGAAGATCGCCTTCGAGAAGGCCGGGATCCTGAAGCCGGGCGTTCCGGCAGTGATCGGCCCGCAGGATCCGGCGGCGCTCGCCGTGATCGAGGCGCGGGCGTCGGAGGTCGGCGCACCGCTCCACCGGCACGGCCGGGAATGGACCATCGCGGAGGGCGGCGACGGCATGCTCTTCAGCACCGGCGGCACCACCCGGCGCTATCCGAAACCGGGCCTGCTCGGCGCGCACCAGATAACCAACGCCGGACAGGCGCTGATGGCGGCCGATCTCGCGGAAAAGCTGGTCCCGACGACGGAGGGCGCGCGCGCAAAGGGCATCGCCGAGGCGCGCTGGCCCGCCCGCATGCAGCACCTGGAAACAGGCGCGCTGACCGAGTATCTCGCACCCGGATCGACGCTCTGGGTCGATGGCGGACACAATGAAAGCGCCGGGGCGGCGGTCGCATCCATCCTCGACGGCTGGGCGAAGGAAAAGGGCGCATTACCCGTGCATATGCTCTTCAGCTCGCTCAACACGCGCGATCCGGCGGCCTTCCTGAAGCATCTGAAGGGCCGGGCGAAACGGCTCTACGTCATGCCCATCCCGGGCGAACCTAACACCCTGACCGAGGACGAGCTGATGGACGGCGCCAAGCGCGCCGCCATGCCGGCCGTCCCGGTCCGGACCGTGAAGCAGGCACTCCGCGACAGCCAGAAGAAGGGCACGCCCGTGCGCTTCCTGATCTGCGGCTCGCTCTACCTCGCCGGGCACGCGCTCGGCCTCAATTCCGGCGGCTGA
- a CDS encoding SDR family NAD(P)-dependent oxidoreductase produces the protein MDLGLKGKNIIVTGGTRGIGLAIAEACAAEGAAISVCSRTETSVASAAEKLATYGGTVHTAICDVADADALKAYIEAAADALGGIDGLVNNPSGFGATDDEDGWKKSVDVDLMGVVRATWAAYPYLTKSQGAILTISSVSGIGATTNLPYGAVKAAVIQLTQSHAKKFAADGVRVNCIAPGSILFPGGSWERRETENPDLYNSTLARIPFGRFGKPEEIGTVAAFLLSPAASWVTGQTVAVDGAQNL, from the coding sequence ATGGATCTCGGTCTCAAGGGCAAGAACATCATCGTCACCGGCGGCACCCGCGGCATCGGCCTCGCGATCGCAGAGGCCTGCGCCGCCGAAGGCGCGGCCATCTCGGTCTGCAGCCGCACCGAAACCAGCGTCGCTTCGGCGGCGGAGAAGCTTGCGACATACGGTGGTACGGTCCATACCGCGATTTGCGACGTCGCCGATGCCGACGCGCTGAAGGCCTATATCGAAGCGGCGGCGGACGCGCTCGGCGGGATCGACGGGCTGGTGAACAATCCCTCCGGCTTCGGCGCGACCGACGACGAGGACGGCTGGAAGAAGAGCGTCGACGTGGACCTGATGGGCGTCGTCCGCGCCACCTGGGCGGCCTACCCGTACCTGACGAAGAGCCAGGGCGCGATCCTGACGATCTCCTCGGTCTCCGGCATCGGCGCAACCACCAATCTGCCGTACGGCGCGGTGAAGGCCGCAGTGATCCAGCTGACTCAGAGTCACGCCAAGAAATTTGCCGCCGACGGGGTGCGGGTGAACTGCATCGCCCCAGGCTCGATCCTGTTTCCCGGCGGCAGCTGGGAGCGGCGCGAGACGGAGAATCCGGACCTCTACAACAGCACCCTCGCCCGTATCCCCTTCGGCCGCTTCGGCAAGCCGGAGGAGATCGGCACCGTCGCAGCCTTTCTGCTCTCGCCCGCCGCGAGCTGGGTCACCGGCCAAACCGTCGCGGTCGACGGCGCGCAGAACCTTTAG
- a CDS encoding cupin domain-containing protein: MPEAVNLAEKLSKFSEHWSPKTVSKFNGHDIMVVKVKGEFNWHHHDDTDDFFMVLEGRIRIETENGDVELGPGELYVIPKGIEHRPVAEEEAHLMLIEKSGTPNTGDEATAAKITEI, from the coding sequence ATGCCTGAAGCCGTCAATCTCGCTGAGAAACTCTCCAAATTCAGCGAACACTGGTCGCCGAAGACCGTCTCGAAATTCAACGGTCACGACATCATGGTCGTGAAGGTGAAGGGCGAGTTCAACTGGCATCATCACGACGACACGGACGATTTCTTCATGGTCCTCGAGGGCCGCATCCGCATCGAGACAGAGAACGGCGATGTAGAGCTCGGCCCGGGCGAGCTCTACGTCATCCCGAAAGGCATCGAGCACCGCCCGGTCGCCGAGGAAGAGGCACATCTGATGCTGATCGAGAAGTCCGGCACGCCGAACACCGGCGACGAGGCGACGGCGGCGAAGATCACCGAGATCTGA